The following proteins come from a genomic window of Rattus norvegicus strain BN/NHsdMcwi chromosome 8, GRCr8, whole genome shotgun sequence:
- the Htr1b gene encoding 5-hydroxytryptamine receptor 1B, whose product MEEQGIQCAPPPPATSQTGVPLANLSHNCSADDYIYQDSIALPWKVLLVALLALITLATTLSNAFVIATVYRTRKLHTPANYLIASLAVTDLLVSILVMPISTMYTVTGRWTLGQVVCDFWLSSDITCCTASIMHLCVIALDRYWAITDAVDYSAKRTPKRAAIMIVLVWVFSISISLPPFFWRQAKAEEEVLDCFVNTDHVLYTVYSTVGAFYLPTLLLIALYGRIYVEARSRILKQTPNKTGKRLTRAQLITDSPGSTSSVTSINSRVPEVPSESGSPVYVNQVKVRVSDALLEKKKLMAARERKATKTLGIILGAFIVCWLPFFIISLVMPICKDACWFHMAIFDFFNWLGYLNSLINPIIYTMSNEDFKQAFHKLIRFKCTG is encoded by the coding sequence ATGGAGGAGCAGGGTATTCAGTGCGCTCCGCCGCCTCCCGCCACCTCCCAGACAGGGGTACCTCTCGCCAACCTCTCCCACAACTGCAGCGCCGACGACTACATTTACCAGGACTCCATCGCCCTGCCCTGGAAAGTCCTGCTGGTTGCTTTGTTAGCGCTCATCACCTTGGCCACCACGCTCTCCAACGCCTTTGTAATCGCTACGGTGTATCGGACCCGGAAGCTGCACACCCCGGCTAACTACCTGATCGCCTCGCTGGCAGTCACTGACCTGCTCGTGTCCATCCTGGTGATGCCCATCAGCACCATGTACACGGTCACTGGACGCTGGACACTAGGCCAGGTGGTCTGCGACTTCTGGCTGTCGTCGGATATCACCTGTTGCACTGCTTCCATCATGCATCTCTGTGTCATCGCCCTGGACCGCTACTGGGCCATCACTGATGCGGTGGACTATTCTGCTAAAAGAACTCCCAAAAGGGCGGCCATCATGATCGTGCTGGTGTGGGTCTTCTCCATCTCGATTTCGCTGCCACCCTTCTTCTGGCGTCAAGCCAAAGCGGAGGAGGAGGTGCTGGACTGCTTTGTGAACACCGACCACGTCCTCTACACGGTCTACTCCACGGTGGGGGCTTTCTATTTACCCACCCTGCTCCTCATCGCCCTCTATGGCCGTATCTATGTGGAAGCCCGCTCTCGGATTTTGAAACAGACACCCAACAAGACCGGCAAGCGCTTGACCCGAGCCCAGTTGATAACAGACTCTCCAGGATCCACGTCCTCGGTCACCTCCATTAACTCCCGGGTTCCGGAGGTGCCCAGTGAGTCCGGGTCTCCTGTGTACGTGAACCAAGTCAAAGTGCGAGTCTCAGACGCCCTGCTGGAAAAGAAGAAACTCATGGCCGCTAGGGAGCGCAAAGCCACCAAGACCCTAGGGATCATTTTAGGAGCATTTATTGTGTGCTGGCTCCCCTTCTTCATCATCTCCCTGGTGATGCCTATCTGCAAGGATGCCTGCTGGTTTCACATGGCCATTTTTGACTTTTTCAATTGGCTAGGCTATCTTAACTCTCTCATCAACCCCATCATCTACACCATGTCCAATGAGGACTTCAAACAAGCATTCCATAAACTGATACGCTTTAAGTGCACAGGTTGA